Proteins encoded by one window of Vanacampus margaritifer isolate UIUO_Vmar chromosome 17, RoL_Vmar_1.0, whole genome shotgun sequence:
- the med10 gene encoding mediator of RNA polymerase II transcription subunit 10 produces MAEKNENLEEHLEKFVENIRQLGIIVSDFQSSSQAGLNQKLNLMITGLQDIEKCRQQLHEINVPLEVFEYIDQGRNPQLYTKECLERALARNEQVKGKIDTLTKFKSLLISELGKVFPEEMSKYKAIHGDDAPS; encoded by the exons atggCGGAGAAAAATGAAAACCTCGAGGAGCATCTCGAAAAGTTTGTCGAAAATATTCGGCAGCTTGGAATTATTGTCAGCGACTTCCAGTCGAGCAGCCAAGCGGGACTCAACCAAAAACT aaatttAATGATAACGGGACTGCAGGACATCGAAAAGTGCCGTCAACAGCTGCATGAGATCAACGTACCACTGGAAGTATTTGA ATATATCGACCAGGGTCGCAACCCACAGCTGTACACAAAGGAGTGTTTGGAGAGAGCCTTGGCTCGCAATGAGCAAGTTAAAGGAAAAATTGACACCCTGACG AAATTCAAGAGTCTTCTCATCTCCGAGCTCGGCAAAGTCTTCCCGGAGGAGATGTCGAAATATAAGGCGATACACGGTGACGACGCCCCATCTTAG